In Sphaeramia orbicularis chromosome 12, fSphaOr1.1, whole genome shotgun sequence, the following proteins share a genomic window:
- the pitpnb gene encoding phosphatidylinositol transfer protein beta isoform isoform X1, with translation MVLIKEYRVVLPVSVEEYQVGQLYSVAEASKNETGGGEGIEVLKNEPYEKDGEKGQYTHKIYHLKSKVPGYVKMIAPEGALVFHEKAWNAYPYCRTIVTNEYMKDDFMIKIETWHKPDMGTIENVHDLDEQTWSTVEVVPIDIASKEEVAGGDYKPEEDPALFHSAKTDRGPLGPDWKNELKTDCPYMCAYKLVTVKFRWWGLQTKVENFIHRQEKRIFTNFHRQLFCWIDKWFGLTMEDIRRMEEETQKELEELRKKGPIRGTSAAHEQ, from the exons ATGGTGCTCATCAAGGAATA CCGTGTAGTGTTGCCGGTCTCTGTGGAAGAG TATCAAGTCGGGCAGCTGTACTCTGTAGCTGAGGCCAGCAAGAATGAAACGGGAGGAGGAGAAGGCATCGAGGTGCTAAAGAATGAACCCTATGAGAAGGATGGGGAGAAGGGACAATACACACATAAAATTTACCATCTAAAGAG TAAAGTCCCTGGGTATGTGAAGATGATTGCACCAGAGGGAGCATTAGTTTTTCACGAAAAGGCTTGGAACGCCTACCCATACTGTCGTACCA TTGTTACG AATGAGTACATGAAGGACGACTTCATGATAAAGATCGAGACGTGGCACAAACCTGACATGGGAACAATAGAAAAT GTCCACGACCTGGATGAGCAGACGTGGAGTACTGTAGAGGTGGTTCCCATAGATATTGCAAGCAAAGAAGAAGTGGCTGGTGGG GATTATAAACCAGAAGAAGATCCTGCTCTTTTCCACTCCGCTAAGACAGACCGAGGACCTCTAGGCCCTGACTGGAAG AATGAGCTGAAGACAGATTGTCCATATATGTGTGCATACAAACTGGTCACTGTCAAGTTCAGATGGTGGGGTCTGCAGACCAAAGTGGAAAACTTCATCCACAGG CAAGAAAAGCGCATTTTCACCAACTTCCACCGTCAGCTGTTTTGCTGGATTGACAAATGGTTTGGTTTGACCATGGAGGACATCAGGCGGATGGAAGAAGAGACCCAGAAAGAGCTTGAAGAG CTGCGTAAAAAAGGTCCGATTCGAGGCACCAGTGCTGCTCACGAGCAATGA
- the pitpnb gene encoding phosphatidylinositol transfer protein beta isoform isoform X2 — protein MVLIKEYRVVLPVSVEEYQVGQLYSVAEASKNETGGGEGIEVLKNEPYEKDGEKGQYTHKIYHLKSKVPGYVKMIAPEGALVFHEKAWNAYPYCRTIVTNEYMKDDFMIKIETWHKPDMGTIENVHDLDEQTWSTVEVVPIDIASKEEVAGGDYKPEEDPALFHSAKTDRGPLGPDWKNELKTDCPYMCAYKLVTVKFRWWGLQTKVENFIHRQEKRIFTNFHRQLFCWIDKWFGLTMEDIRRMEEETQKELEEMRQKGDVRGTSATDE, from the exons ATGGTGCTCATCAAGGAATA CCGTGTAGTGTTGCCGGTCTCTGTGGAAGAG TATCAAGTCGGGCAGCTGTACTCTGTAGCTGAGGCCAGCAAGAATGAAACGGGAGGAGGAGAAGGCATCGAGGTGCTAAAGAATGAACCCTATGAGAAGGATGGGGAGAAGGGACAATACACACATAAAATTTACCATCTAAAGAG TAAAGTCCCTGGGTATGTGAAGATGATTGCACCAGAGGGAGCATTAGTTTTTCACGAAAAGGCTTGGAACGCCTACCCATACTGTCGTACCA TTGTTACG AATGAGTACATGAAGGACGACTTCATGATAAAGATCGAGACGTGGCACAAACCTGACATGGGAACAATAGAAAAT GTCCACGACCTGGATGAGCAGACGTGGAGTACTGTAGAGGTGGTTCCCATAGATATTGCAAGCAAAGAAGAAGTGGCTGGTGGG GATTATAAACCAGAAGAAGATCCTGCTCTTTTCCACTCCGCTAAGACAGACCGAGGACCTCTAGGCCCTGACTGGAAG AATGAGCTGAAGACAGATTGTCCATATATGTGTGCATACAAACTGGTCACTGTCAAGTTCAGATGGTGGGGTCTGCAGACCAAAGTGGAAAACTTCATCCACAGG CAAGAAAAGCGCATTTTCACCAACTTCCACCGTCAGCTGTTTTGCTGGATTGACAAATGGTTTGGTTTGACCATGGAGGACATCAGGCGGATGGAAGAAGAGACCCAGAAAGAGCTTGAAGAG ATGCGTCAGAAGGGAGATGTGCGAGGCACCTCTGCAACAGACGAGTAG
- the naa25 gene encoding N-alpha-acetyltransferase 25, NatB auxiliary subunit yields MREYLPQQVNSTMAARGHVQDPNDRRLRPIYDYLDNGNNKMAIQQADKLLKKHKDLHCAKVLKAIGLQRTGKQDEAFTLAQEVATLEPTDDNSLQALTILYREMHRPELVTKLYEAAVKKVPLSEEYHSHLFMAYARVGEYKKMQQAGMALYKIVPKNPYYFWSVMSLVMQAISAQDEKLSQTMFLPLAERMVEKMVKEEKIEAEAEVQLYFMILERLGKCVEALEVIRGPLGEKLTSELQSRENKCMMLYQRLQRWAECNALAHKLLLKNPDDWQFYPAYFDSLFHLMDQSWSPPEEGQHCSEGSVHHTVTEVVRFVEDRIKGEDSKDSHALRGPYLARLELIHRLRERGCPEESMLGEPLELMVQFFGKFGDKPCCITDLKIYLHLLSPEQHVQFINRLSEAVPLGEQGEEGFAFPDDTKALQRHLCVCQLSRALGLHHCLDVDGKLRLITELKAHYHHGLKFGKNALKTELQFSDMYCLMASHIYIDLWKETGEEDMVWQCLGLLLEGLSHSPSNAQFKLLLLLLYCHLGAFEPVVDLYSSLDAKHVQHDTIGFLLTRFAESLGQFAAASQACNFSLRFFHSNQKDTSEYIIQAYKYGAFEKIPEFIALRNRLNQSLHFAQVRTERMLLDLFLEADIVLNLEESVKAMSLSAEEDDIPWDNMRDNRDLTVFTSWDPKDRQLTDEHRRQSLEEESVWLRIRSLTLRLLASIAVVGHAPSTQNSEVTNENGVGDKTSTVSSLLSQLNQTLQTAAQLAEKRIQYPFLGPPSTRLGPALSSGSCQCQAAALQMSVNLQELDTVGLDESTELQTQICNGFKSLVVQLQEILNKCKGDLLEMKGGRLKTRSPLLENLVFFVETMCVVLWMASYCAKILRPLKTSLQKKKKKKKDANTALPEVVCGFQELTGSLQDLLTQALEHIKGQEMSITALKLASLTLEGYTQEEASFIKAAMDKVQSSYLRSLQEVGDLLKKRAETLKNLKI; encoded by the exons ATGCGTGAGTATTTACCCCAGCAGGTAAACTCCACCATGGCGGCGAGAGGCCATGTGCAAGATCCTAACGACAGGAGGCTCAGACCTATTTATG ATTACCTTGATAATGGCAACAATAAAATGGCAATACAGCAGGCAGATAAACTGCTCAAGAAACATAAGGACCTGCATTGTGCTAAG gTGTTAAAGGCAATTGGCCTTCAGAGGACTGGAAAGCAGGATGAAGCGTTTACTTTGGCCCAGGAGGTGGCCACTCTAGAGCCCACTGATGACAACTCACTACAGGCCCTGACTATTCTGTACAGAGAGATGCATCGTC CCGAGTTGGTTACCAAGCTGTATGAGGCTGCAGTAAAGAAAGTCCCTTTAAGTGAGGAGTATCACTCTCACCTCTTCATGGCATACGCTCGTGTAGGGGAGTACAAAAAGATGCAGCAG GCAGGAATGGCCTTGTATAAAATCGTCCCCAAAAATCCTTACTACTTCTGGTCTGTCATGAGTCTAGTGATGCAG GCCATCTCAGCGCAGGATGAAAAGCTGTCCCAAACCATGTTCCTGCCTCTGGCTGAACGCATGGTGGAAAAAATGGTCAAGGAAGAGAAGATTGAAGCAGAAGCAGAG GTGCAGTTATACTTTATGATCCTGGAGCGGTTGGGAAAGTGTGTGGAAGCTCTCGAAGTCATCAGGGGCCCTCTTGgag AGAAGTTGACCAGTGAACTTCAGAGCAGAGAAAACAAATGTATGATGCTCTACCAGCGACTACAACGCTGGGCAGAGTGCAACGCCCTGGCCCACAAGCTGCTACTCAAAAA TCCTGATGACTGGCAGTTCTACCCTGCGTACTTTGATTCTCTCTTCCACCTAATGGATCAGTCGTGGAGCCCGCCCGAAGAGGGACAACA TTGTTCTGAGGGCTCAGTTCATCACACTGTGACTGAAGTCGTGAGGTTTGTAGAAGACAGAATTAAGGGAGAGGACAGCAAAGACTCTCATGCACTCAGAGGCCCCTATTTAGCTCGGCTTGAATTAATTCACAGACTAAGAGAGAGGGGCTGTCCTGAGGAAAGCATGCTAG GTGAGCCTTTAGAGCTAATGGTGCAATTCTTTGGAAAGTTTGGAGATAAACCCTGCTGCATCACTGACCTCAAAATATACCTTCATCTGCTCTCTCCTGAACAGCATGTTCAG TTTATTAATCGTCTGAGTGAAGCAGTTCCACTGGGGGAGCAGGGAGAGGAAGGATTTGCTTTTCCAGATGATACCAAAGCTCTGCAgaggcatttgtgtgtgtgtcagctgaGTCGTGCACTCGGACTGCACCACTGTCTCGACGTGGATGGAAAACTCCGGCTCATCACAGAGCTTAAAGCTCACTATCATCACGGGCTGAAGTTTG GGAAGAACGCTCTGAAGACGGAGCTGCAGTTTTCTGATATGTATTGTCTCATGGCATCTCACATATACATTGACCTATGGAAAGAAACAG GCGAGGAGGACATGGTATGGCAGTGTTTGGGTCTCCTGCTAGAGGGTCTGTCTCACAGTCCCTCCAACGCCCAGTTCAAGCTCCTTCTGCTGCTCCTTTACTGTCACTTGGGAGCTTTTGAGCCTGTAGTGGACCTTTACTCCAGCCTGGATGCCAAGCATGTACAACACGACACCATAGG GTTTCTCTTAACACGATTCGCTGAGTCACTGGGTCAGTTCGCTGCAGCCTCCCAGGCCTGTAACTTCTCCCTCAGGTTTTTCCACTCTAACCAGAAAGAT ACCTCAGAGTATATCATCCAAGCATATAAGTACGGAGCATTTGAGAAAATCCCGGAGTTCATTGCTCTAAGGAACAGGTTGAACCAATCGCTGCACTTTGCCCAGGTTCGCACAGAGAGGATGCTGCTGGATCTGTTCTTAGAGGCTGACAT TGTGTTGAACCTGGAAGAGAGTGTGAAGGCCATGTCTTTATCTGCAGAGGAGGATGACATCCCTTGGGATAATATGCGGGACAACAGAGACCTTACTGTTTTTACCAGTTGGGATCCTAAAGATCG ACAGTTAACTGATGAGCACCGGCGTCAGTCTTTAGAGGAAGAGTCAGTCTGGCTGAGGATACGTTCCCTAACACTCCGCCTTTTAGCATCTATAGCTGTAGTTGGACACGCACCTTCCACACAAAACTCTGAGGTGACCAATGAGAATGGAGTAGGAGATAAAACCTCAACCGTCAGTAGCTTGCTCTCACAGCTCAACCAAACTCTACAGACAGCAGCTCAGTTAGCAGAAAAACGCATAcag TATCCATTCCTGGGACCTCCCTCCACCCGGTTGGGCCCAGCTCTGTCTAGTGGGAGCTGTCAGTGTCAGGCAGCGGCCTTGCAGATGTCTGTCAACCTTCAGGAGCTGGACACTGTTGGACTTG ATGAGTCCACAGAGCTTCAAACCCAGATCTGTAATGGTTTCAAATCATTAGTAGTTCAGCTTCAAG AAATACTGAATAAATGCAAAGGGGATTTATTGGAAATGAAAGGGGGCAGATTAAAAACCCGGTCCCCCTTATTAGAAAACCTAGTCTTCTTTGTTGAG ACGATGTGTGTAGTGTTGTGGATGGCTAGTTACTGTGCCAAGATCTTGCGACCACTGAAGACAAgtctacagaagaagaagaagaagaaaaaggatgcAAACACAGCTCTG CCAGAGGTGGTGTGTGGGTTCCAGGAATTGACAGGGAGCTTGCAGGACTTGCTTACCCAGGCTTTGGAGCACATAAAAGGGCAAGAGATGAGCATTACTGCCCTAAAATTGGCCAGTTTAACCTTGGAAGGATACACACAG